One Phaseolus vulgaris cultivar G19833 chromosome 2, P. vulgaris v2.0, whole genome shotgun sequence DNA window includes the following coding sequences:
- the LOC137809126 gene encoding uncharacterized protein, producing the protein MWKKSVLDYESHVMGKGFIAFFGKLLSSDLRCVIVNVYAACAYTDKERLWEELSNIKAASQDLIWCFCGDFNAVRTRSERKSINGRVGCSRETYGFNNFIETNLLLDLPLVGKKYTWFKVWPSSKQYIQRREVSDHYTIVVKSVDKDWGPRPFKTIDAWHMERGFTGMVKEMWQSYVVQGNEITKLKDKLKRRKGDLKVWNRDVYGNLHTRRRVILQEIESLDCHDFNAVQHGSVRVERVELLSRLREIDRKIDSLIS; encoded by the exons ATGTGGAAGAAGTCTGTGCTCGATTATGAGAGTCATGTCATGGGAAAAGGGTTCATTGCTTTTTTCGGGAAACTCTTAAGCTCTGATCTGAGATGCGTAATTGTAAATGTTTACGCTGCTTGTGCATACACAGATAAGGAGAGGCTTTGGGAGGAGTTGTCTAACATTAAAGCAGCATCACAGGATCTGATATGGTGTTTTTGCGGGGATTTTAATGCAGTTAGAACCAGAAGTGAGAGGAAGAGTATAAATGGTAGAGTTGGGTGTTCTAGGGAGACCTACGGTTTCAACAATTTCATTGAGACAAATTTGTTACTAGATCTGCCTTTAGTAGGGAAAAAATACACATGGTTTAAG GTATGGCCAAGTAGCAAGCAGTATATACAGCGGAGGGAAGTGTCAGACCATTACACCATTGTGGTTAAATCGGTCGACAAGGACTGGGGGCCTAGACCGTTTAAAACCATTGATGCATGGCATATGGAAAGGGGGTTCACTGGGATGGTGAAGGAAATGTGGCAGTCATATGTTGTTCAGGGGAATGAAATAACAAAGCTCAAGGACAAACTGAAAAGGCGAAAGGGAGATCTAAAGGTATGGAATAGAGATGTATATGGAAACTTACATACCAGGAGGAGGGTCATCCTACAAGAAATTGAAAGCTTGGACTGCCATGACTTCAATGCTGTCCAACATGGAAGTGTAAGGGTGGAAAGAGTGGAATTGTTGAGTCGACTGCGGGAGATTGATAGAAAAATTGACTCACTTATAAGTTAA